In Cryptomeria japonica chromosome 1, Sugi_1.0, whole genome shotgun sequence, the sequence GAAACTTGGTTTGCAattgaattttgaagaagaaaatacTGATGGTCAGGAAATGCTATTGAGGGACAGCCAAAAAGCAGCAATGCTTGATATATGGAAAGGAGTTCAGATTGTTGAGATGAAGGGCCCTGATTTGATCCCAATGGATATGGCAGATTGCCCTGGAGAGCAAAAAGATGCAGATGGGAATCAAGAGGGGTCAGATGATTCTCTTTTGCCTGGTCTTCAAGATGACATAGCTATGCAGTGTCTAGCATGGACCTCAAGATCAGATTATGGCTCCCTTTCTTCATTAAACAGTCGCTTCAATTCATTAGTTCACAGTGGCTACCTGTACCGCCTGAGAAGACAGCTTGGGATTATTGAACATTGGATATATTTGGCATGCAATTTGGTTGGATGGGAGGCTTATGATCCTAAGCGGCGCCGATGGATGAGACTACCTAGGATGCCATCAGATGATTGCTTCAACTATGCAGATAAGGAATCCTTAGCTGTGGGAACAGAGTTGCTTGTATTTGGGAAAGAAATATCTGGATTTGCAATATGGAGGTATAGTATCTTGACACACATCTGGTCCAGGGGATCTCCAATGGCTTCTCCTCGCTGTCTCTTTGGTTCAAGCAGCAATGGGGAAGTTGCAATTGTAGCAGGAGGTTGTGACAAAAATGGAGTTGTCCTCAAATCTGCTGAACTT encodes:
- the LOC131063794 gene encoding F-box/kelch-repeat protein At5g60570 — its product is MFEGQGACFLEIFPASSHLEHQWQQNQWYFISYLLELKKLGLQLNFEEENTDGQEMLLRDSQKAAMLDIWKGVQIVEMKGPDLIPMDMADCPGEQKDADGNQEGSDDSLLPGLQDDIAMQCLAWTSRSDYGSLSSLNSRFNSLVHSGYLYRLRRQLGIIEHWIYLACNLVGWEAYDPKRRRWMRLPRMPSDDCFNYADKESLAVGTELLVFGKEISGFAIWRYSILTHIWSRGSPMASPRCLFGSSSNGEVAIVAGGCDKNGVVLKSAELYNSELGIWETLPEMHSPRKLCSGFFMDGKFYVIGGMINNKDSLTCGEEFNLQTRTWRRIPNMFPAGNRAAHAPPLVAVVKNELYAVEHSRNEVKKYSKQSNSWHVLGRLPLRADTANGWGLAFRACGDELVVIGGQRGPEGELIVLSSWQPSSDERQPEWTTLEQKEHAGVFVYNCAVMGC